The stretch of DNA CATGCATTGAACTGAATTTGCTGCTTGGGTATATCTGACCCTGTTTCATGGCCCAGATATggttcaaatattttttctattaaaaaaaagaaaagaagaagaaaaagaaggagaggggaaaaaaaagaaagatagaaaaaaaagaaagaggtgttttaaaaggaaaaaaaaaaaaagagaaagaaagaaaacccaagGAAAGATAACgtttttttttgacacaaaAGTGCCGCTGTTTTCTGTACAATGATGACAAACCTCTCCCGGTGAGCACTGACAGGGAGTTTTGGGGACACCTCAACCCGGTGGGGACAAGGGGCTTGGACATCCCACTGCAGGAGAGCCGTGCCCCTCCTCATAAATGTGGAACCTGAAGAAGAGGGtcgggggcggggggagggagTGTAAATTCGGGAACACCCCCCAAAACTCCTCCCCAGCGCCACTTCTTTGGGTACCCTTCCCGatggggaagcagagggatgGGGCCACCACATCCCCAGGGGCCGGAACCCCTTGGCTGTAGGGTGGGAGAGACAATCCTCCATCCCGTAATACTTTGGTCCCATTCTTTCTTACCTCGGGGTACACGCACAGAAAACCGCgcaggcagcagcactcccCTCCCCGCAGCCAGCGCAAGGCTGTTCTCTTAATGAATTACTAATGAGTTCAAATTGGACAGCCGGCTTAATTAAAGCGTAGAGGCGCTGTGTTTACCACGTTGTAATTGAACTCATTAGGGCTCCGGCTTTGTGTTTTGAAGCAGCCGCCGCGGTTCGCCCCGTCGGGTGAAGCGCTTTGTGGGGACGGAGGTGGGGAGGATTTGAGGGGGGTGTCCCGTCTTTTCTGATCCCATTCCTCATCCAGAGGCGTGTGCTAGGCGGGGAGgggtgctcctgctgccccgCAAAATATTTGGGACCCCCATCTTGTAgagaaagcagtgaaagaacactttttaaaaaaaatatttttaatttttttttttttttgtaggggGGGAGACTTTAGGAAGCAAAGCACCCCACTCCCCCGCAACACACTGCTTCTGACCCCCCTAATTCCTCCTTTCTAAGGCTCAGAGTGGGGTCCCCCTCCATCCTCCGCAGCCGTCGGGGCGGCCCTACCCTGAGGGCGGTGGCGGTGGGGCGGGGGCGACCGCTGTTCCCCCCTCCTTTCCTAGCGAGGGGAGGGGGCCGGGGAAGGGGGCGGCTTCCTCGCGCCGCTTGCAGGGCTCTGCGTGGCTGCTAGAAGGCGTCCGAGCCCCGACCCACCCGCGGCACATCCTCGGCGGCACAGGCGGGAGCGAAACTTCCACGGAGCCCGACCCGGGGGGGCTCTGATGGAACTGGGGAGGACAGGtaagctgtggggctgggggtgagctgtggggctggcggTGAGGTCgggtgggatggggaggagggaaTCCTTCGTGGAGATGGTGATGGTGACAAGGAGGATAATGGCATTTGGGGTGGGTGTGGGTCTGGGGGGTTCTGCGCTTCTTCTCCCCACGAGTTTGGGGTGCaatgctgggagggagggatgcGTCGGAGCTGTGCTGTCCTCCTTTGCGTTTCTTGGCTGCCTcgattttatttattttcctttggaattgTAAAGTTGGGGTCGGGTTTAGAGTGCagacaggcagcacagagctcgGCCGGACCCCAAACTTGGGTGGGCTCGGGGGGCACTCGGCCTCCATTCCCTCTCGGATGGGAAGTGGGCGGAGAGGAGTGGAGAGAGGTGGGATAAGGGACAGTGAGCTGTTGCAGAGTGAGATCTCTGCTTTGTCCGCTCCGAGGTTTAACGTTGGGGgaaatttattaatattattttattaatggGGTTTGGGGTCTGATAGCTGGAACACGAAATATGTGCACATGGGGGAAGCCCTCTCCCCCTCAACCTTCAGCTGTGTGCTTGTTGCACGGCTCCTGCCCATCAGCTGCCCCAAAGCAGTGGTCTATAAGATCCCATAGACACTGCTTATATAGGGTTGGCTTTAGGGAAAGCATGCTCAAGGCGGGATATCCTCTCTGATTTTTGACCTTAATCATGAAATTATGGTGAGGATGGGAATGGATTATGGAGATGGAAGGGAACAGAATTTGTGTTTGGATGCAGAGAGGCAGAAGGCATCGAGGTGAACCCCGAAGAAATGGGAACTGTCGAGGAGAGCAGTAAAAGCCAACCAACCCCAATCCCCACAGGTTGTTTGTTCCTCATAAAATACAACTCTCCATAGCAGGAAGTTACTGCAAACATTTATCAATAATGAATGAATCTCCTGTAATAAAATACTCGCGTAATTAGCTACAGGCAAGTGCGTGCATTATGCCAAAGCCTTTTGCAACTCTTTGTTGGAAATTCAACTcaaacagaagagcaaatagtaagaaataacaataataattaaaaaagcaaagcaccagTCAGCCTTTCCACATCTTTTTTACACCATTTCTGAAATCCGAACTGTTACTCCTAAAATATACCCGATAACTCTTCGGTGAATTCAGAAGAGTCATTAACATTCAGCTTTAAGTGAATGTTAAcagtaaataaagaaatctcTTGATTGTAATCGTCGCAACAAAGCAATAATAAAGCAGTGGGTGGTCATCAGTAATGATAAATGTATCATTATTACTGTGCGTTGGGAAAGGGGTTGAGAAAGTGCTACCGACTTTGTTAGTGGTGAGCGCGGTGGCAATTCGTTTCTTAgcctaggaagaaaaaaaaaagccatataaTTTTATACACAATTTaggtgaaaataaatttaaatctgtatattacatttttaatttcaagataGTAATTAAAGCTGCTTCATTATATCTCCTCGGAAACTCTCAGCGCTCGTCGTAATTGCCTGATTGCACGAGCTGCTTTCTAAGACACCCAAGGTTACTGGGTTCTGAAAAGTGAATTATTCACTGACGTGATGAGTTTTCGCCCCATCGCGTCACGTTTTCCGGGAAGTTCCAATTCGTTGGTCCCAAACCCGGTGATGGAAGTTGGATCCGATGTtccctatgggtcccttccaacttgggatattctctGATTCGAAGTTTGTTGCTCTTATAGACACTTACAACAGACCCGGTCCTGCTGGAAGATGCTCTGAGCACTTTAATTTATgcatttgtaagaaaaatcaATCGCTGAGGCGATTTTCGTTTGGGATATCTTTTTTCCCTACAAGGGTTAATTCACCCACATCCAAATTCCCGGCTTCCCCAGGCAGGACAAAAAACAAATCGcgtttttttattttgaagcacGGAAGAGCTCGGGGTGGGATGCGTCGCACCGCTCTGCTCCTCGTAGGAGGGGAATGAGAGCCGCAAATTGCAGTTCGGTGCCGGGGGCGGGGGGAGCCTTCCCCGGGGGGAGCGCTGAGCTCTGCACGTACCTTCACCTCCGTTCTGACCGCTCGGAGCGCACTGGGAAGTTAGCAGAGACAAAAGATGCTGTTTATTcctcctttcttcattttgcgCCGATTTTCAGCCGTCGGAGGGGTGGCAAACAGCCCCGAAACACCCCATCCCCAAACTCTGCCTGTGAATTAAAAGCGCCGGGAGGAGCTCGCGTTTTTCCCCGTTATCATCGTTATATGCGTCTTTCCGAGGCGTCCTCTCGCCACTAGAAAAACTCCGCGCAGCTCTCTGCCCTTTTGTTGTGCCTAGCTGCGTTATTCAGGAGCGGAGACAAAAGCCCGAAGTGATGCGATCTAAATGAGCTGAGGGCTTTTCCAGATGGGACCACCTCTATTCCAAATGCcccctcctctttctgcttcatATTATAAAAAGCGATGACAAAAATAGTACTTAGCAAAGGGCTTCACTGGACACCAAACAGCGCAGCGAAATATATAgccaaaagtatttttaaaacctctttTGCTACCTAAATTTTGTTGGAAAAAGGGGTTGAGAACGATACTTTGTGCTCTACTTTCACGGCTGTGAGTTTCAATGGGATGCggaggggtgggaggaggggatGGATCCGTGCTGGGGGtggttttctttgtggttttttaaGCGCACCGAGATTATCTCGTTCCTCGTGGGCTGTTCTCGTATTTAAGCGCTGGGGAAGTAAATAAAGGGCAGGAGAGTGGGATGAGGTGGGTTAAACTTGGCCGCTTCTCTTTGATGCTCCTTTTTTTTGCACGAAGCGATTCGCAGCGAAGTGGATGTGCTGCTTTCGCCTCGTTACCAAGGCAGAATCGAGacagggaagagaggaaaaggagccAGGACCGGTATTTGTCCCTTCCTGGCTTCTGAGAGAAGTTTGTCCGCTTACCCCTCTCCTCTCTAACCTAACCATTCCAAACGGCAAAGAACGAAATGAACGGGAGTCATAGGAGGCGGCAGCAGGACAGGAGCCCGGGGCGGCAGATCCACGGGGAAAGAGCACGGACACCCCCTCAAGCCGGGCTGCCCGCCCCGCTCCTCGCCGGGGGTGCAGGCTGGGCTCCGGCCCGCACGCGGAAGTGGCGAAGGGGTCGGAAGCGGACGGAGCGGCCGGGGAGGGCGCACCCGGCCCGGGGCCACCTGCGGGAGCCACCCGGTCCCTGGGCGGACGGAGCTTTCTGCTGCTAGCCGAGGTCAAGCCCTATCCCGTGCTATTCCATGAGGTTTCCCGACAGGCTTAAGCAGAGAGAAAAGTAGCGAAAGGTATAAAGTCGCCTCGCTGAAGGGGATCACCCCATTCCCAAGTCGTAGAGGTCCGCCGAGCCGGGGACGGTGCTGTGGGCAGTTCCCGGGTACCACGCGCTGCTCGGCACTCCCCTGTCCGTGGGGACTTGTGCACGCACAGCACAAGTCCCCATGGGTTTTAGTTTTCCGTACAGTATAAATTCGGGAAGCCCTCCAGTTTCTCCCACGGATTGCAAAGAGGCAGCGAGCAGGTGACCAAACAACTTTACTTAGCTTTTCTTTTGATGACGGTGAAGTGAAAGGCAGGCAATGACTAACGACTTCGCACCGAGTTTGAATTTCAGCCCCTCTCAGGCTGCGAGGCCCGAGCTTGGGGTGGGGGCTTCGTTGAAGACGCAACGCAAAACCCGCGCATCCCTTTCTTTTGCTTCTCCTCCATCGCCGGGGCACAGAGCCGGGGCCGAGGCTCTCTCCATCCCCGATTCTCCCAGGAACCGTCGGGGCAAAGCCCTCGGGGGCCCCCACCGCTCCCCGGCGGCGGCCGCTGCGGGGAAGAGCGCGCCGAGAGCCCGCAGGGAGCTGGCGGCTCCTCCCGGTCCCCCCCGGTGacagggagggaagagagaaagggagatttTCTCCTCGACGTTGTCATAGATCAAGCGATGCGTGACTCGGGTTTAAGCAATGAAACAATTGGAATCAATTAGCTGGCGGAGAAGAGTTTGGAAGTGTAAAATTCGCGTCAGCCCGGTTAGGAAGCATTGATTAAAATGTCACCGGTGTGAGGTCACGGCCACGGAAAGCAGCGGGCTCCGCGCAGGAGAGACTCGGGAAAAAatggggggggagaggggaaaagggggagCCTCTGTGAGACAGGGAGTGGAGTTTAATAAGAAGTGACAGAAGTAATAAGGAGAGatggaatcttttttttcatttttttttatatgtatattttttttagcGAACGGGGGGGCTTCGCCGTTTTGATGCCCGGTGGAAAAAGGAGTGGAGAGAGTTCGGGGATCGCCGTGGGTGTCTCTGGGACAGATCGGCGCTGAGATTTTCGCCTGGACAGgtgggaaaaggaaggggaaataaaGTGTAAATGTCACGTTTACGTGATATTTGGGGTTGGTATTGCTTGCGTGGATGGAGAGGAATGCAGAGATGGTTGCGGGtttgtaaaaaggaaaaaattggaGGGGTCTTAGGAAACATCGCATAGTCCAGATTTCCACCCGAGGAGAGAGCTTggaattttttctctgttttttagccgctccctcagcttttcccACTGATCGGCACCGCAGCGAGAAGAACGTCTTGAAatatccactttttttttttgctgcactTTATTCAcctgctttggaaaagaaaataagaataaggACCTGCAGACTATTTGCAggaatttttgattttttttttttctctagtttgGGGCATCATGCAATTAGAAAATTGCATTTGCGCCGCGTTATGAGTGAGATCAGGTTTGGGGAATGGCAGTTTTGAAAGAGGAGAACACATCAGCACTCTCGCCTGTGTGTGGCACGGCTGCAGCTGTTCGGGGCTGGAAATCAACTTTATTTCACCCCCTTTATCTTTTCTCCCACCCCGTAATTTGTaacaatatttgaaaatactgactGAGAAAAGACGTGGGTTTTACACTGAGGGAGTATGTTCAGTTTCTTGGAAGCAACGTCGCTCAtgttgtgggggaaaaaaagggggggggggagggaaacaaaaaggaaagggaaaagaaaaagaaagggaaagaaaaagaggggggaaaagaaatgaaatgggaaaaagaaggaaaaaacgggggaaaaagaaaggaaaggagaaaagagaaaggataaaaaaagaaaggaaagggaaaaaaagaaaggaaagaggaaaaaagaaaggaaaggggaaaaaagaaaggagaatagagggagaagaaggagtggaaaagaaagggaaaaaaaagaaagggaaaaaaagaatggaaagtggagggggaagaagggagaaacaaggaaatggaaaaaaaaaggggaaaaaggagaggaaagggggaaaagaggggagaaggaaagaaaaaagaaagggaaaaagaaagggaagtgaggaaaaaaagaaagaaaaggaggaggaaaagaaaggaaagggaaaaaaaggcaaaagaacaGCCCCCTTTCCACCGCCCCTTCCCAAGCCCCCCCGTCCCGGCTCGAGGCTCTTCAGGACGCGCTGAGAGCTGCGCGGTGCCCCGGGGCCCCGACGGGGCGTCCCGTCCCCTTCTCGTCCGGGGAGGACcggagggagggatggggggCGGTGAGGGGGGGTCCGGCCCTGTCCACCCCCCCGGGTTCTGACGTCACCGTGCCCACGGGGGGGGGCGGCTCCCAGAGAAGCGCGTAGCTCCGCGCtgccgccgcctcctcctccttttccgTGCGCGGAGCTCCGCGGAGAGGGCAGGGGCCGGGAGGCCGCGGGGATGCTCTTCCACTCCGGCGGCGGCCCGCGGAGGTAAAACGGGGATCGGACGGAGAGGTGGGAATTGGGGCGGTGGAGCTGTGGGGCAACCGGGGGGTGCGGTGGGGCACGATCCTCACCGCACTTGGGGGATTTATGGGGATACTGAGTGGAATGTGCATGGTAATGCAAAGGCAGTGAGTAGGGAATGGGGCGGGAGGAGCGGAGAAGCACTCAGTAGGAATCAGTCTTCCCAGAGATCGCTTTAGAACAGGGCTCTGCGCGCTCCCTCCCAGCAAAATCAAGAGAGGGAATTTAGGGAGCAGGACAGCTTGGGAACACATTCCCCTTCACCCTGccctcccccttcctcctccccttcccttgACGGGGCCCCCACTTGGCGGCTTGGTGTCCCTCTTTTTCTGCCCTGCTGACGGCTCCATGTCTCTCATTCTCcacacagctggagcacagcagccccCCTGGCACTGAAGAGATGGCGACCAGCCCCCTGCCTGCTCCCACGGACATTTTGCTGCCATCTCCATCCGGCGCATATCCACCGGAccccatgagccagcagcagcgtgctggCCACGCCGCCATGAAACCCAACCAAGTGGGGCAGGTGATCCTCTACGGCATCCCCATCGTCTCGCTGGTGATCGATGGGCAGGAGAGGCTGTGCCTGGCACAGATCTCCAACACGCTGCTCAAAAACTTCAGTTACAATGAGATCCACAACCGACGCGTGGCCCTGGGCATCACCTGTGTGCAGTGCACACCAGTGCAGCTGGAGATCCTGCGGCGCGCCGGGGCCATGCCCATCTCATCACGGCGTTGTGGGATGATCACCaagagggaggcagagaggcTCTGCAAATCCTTTCTGGGGGAGAACCGCCCGCCCAAGCTGCCCGATAACTTCGCTTTCGACGTGTCCCATGAGTGCGCCTGGGGGTGCCGGGGGAGCTTCATCCCTGCCCGCTACAACAGCTCGCGCGCCAAGTGCATCAAGTGCACCTACTGCAGTATGTATTTCTCCCCCAACAAATTCATCTTCCACTCGCACCGCACTCCCGATGCCAAATACACGCAGCCCGACGCCGCCAACTTCAATTCCTGGCGCCGCCACCTCAAGCTGACCGACAAGAGCCCCCAGGATGAGCTGGTCTTTGCCTGGGAGGATGTCAAGGCCATGTTCAATGGGGGAAGTCGCAAGCGGGCACTGCCGCCCGCACCCACTGCCACCACTCCTGGGACCGCCGCTGTCCCCCAGTGCCATGCGCTGGGTTcagtgaaggcagcagctgtggtggGGAGTGGCTTGCTGGCCCCACACCTTCTGGCCGCAGCTCCtcaagagctgcagcagaagcgGCCTCGCTTCGAGGAGGACGAGGAACTGCATGAGGCTGTGGCAGTGGCAGGAGGGAAGAGCCCGCGGAGCTACCCACTCATCCCGGTGCCCAGCAAAGGGGCCTTTGGAGGAGTGCTGCAGAAGTTTCCAGGCTGTGGGGGGCTCTTCCCGCATCCCTATggcttccctgcagccttcGGGCTCTGCCATAAGAAGGAGGAGGGCAGTGGTGCGGGTGATGCGCTCGGAGGGACTGCAGCCCACAAAGCTGGAGGGGGGACAGCAGGCGGCGGGGGGCTCTCCGGGCTCTTCTGGCCTGGCAGGAAGGATGCGGCCTTCTACCCACCCTTCTGCATGTTCTGGCCACCCCGCACACCAGGTGCACTGCCAGTGCCCACCTATCTGCAGCCCCCTCCTCAGCCACCTGGAGCAACGCTGGGCTGCGCGCTGGGGGACGGCGCACTCCGGCAGGCCTTCCTGGACCTCTCGGAGCCTGAAGCAGTGGCCTCAGAGCCTGCATCACCCTCCGCCTCAGATGGAGGGAATGGGGCGAGCGGAGCCCGCGTTCCCCCGCACCCACTGGAGGCAGCCGGAGGCCATAAGGCTGCCAGGGGAGGCTACCACCACTCCAGCGCCTTCCGCCCAGTTGGGGGCAAGGAGGATTCAGAGAGTCTGGCCAAGCTGCACGGCGGCGGCCCGCACCGCCCTGCATCtccactgcagctcctgctccccccgccgcccccacCACCGCCCCCACCACCACCGCCGCCCGAGGACGGCGGCTGTGAGCGGCCTCCGTACCCCCCGGCGGGCACCTTTGCTAGCGAGGACAGcagcgaggaggaggaagaggaggaggaggaagaggaggacgAGCCCGAGGTGGATGTCGAAGGGCACAAACcccctgaggaggaggaggaagaggatgaggaggatgaggaggaggaaggcgaGGAGGACACCGACCCCCTGACACCCACCGGCCGCTTCCCACCCAGCAGGGCTCCACCGGAGAAGGCTGGCCAGGACTGCCCTGCCACCACCAGCCACCCCTTTGCCCGTCCGCCTGTGGAAGAGAAGCTGGGGGAGGGCCAGGCCCTCAGGGcgggcagcggcagcagcagccctgtgcagcacCCGGCgctggaggagcagccctgcttcAAAGATGTAAATGTCCCCACAGAGCTGAGTGTGGTTGCCCAAGTGTCCGTGCAGGGCCACGCCATGAAGCACCCAgccacagccagccctgctaGGCTGCAGCCCAATGGGGCCGCACTGGGGCCTTCTAGGCCGCAGAGAGGCCTGCAAGGTGCCACGGCCACCCCGCGTCCCCAGCCCACAGCCAGACTCACTAAGCCCACCTCGGTCCCTTTCCTTGGTGCTGAGCTACTCCGAGGCTTTGAGCCATGTCAAAGCTTTGAACAAAGCATGCCAGGCCCAGGCACAAGGCACCTGGAGGCTGCCAAAGAAACAAGCAGACTGATTCAGTTGTTGCCTCAGCATAGGGCTGTCATTGTCCGACCCTGAAAGCTGTTCTTTGCTCCATGGCTCAACCCGCTCATCCcacattaaaacacagaaagaaagaattcaggCTTTGCCATGGCCCCTCCCCCACCCTGCACAAATCCAGGATTTTCCTGGAAGTTCCCAGTGGGACACCTTCCAGTGGAACactttctttccagaaagttGTGGGAAAACAATGTGGTGGGATTCCCCAAAACATTATCCCCACAGTGCCCACTTTCAGCAATCTGCCTCAGACCAGGCATCCGCCCCTAATGGTTTTCAGTCCTGATTTTGTGAACTTcactcttttctgtttttctagagTCAGAAGAACAAGGAGGGAAACCAAGTCGTCCTGCCCACAAAGGAGGATAACTTCTCAGGTGAGTGCTCGCCCAGAGGTGTGGGAATTCACggctgtttgctttgtgttggATTTGTTCTCTGCCCCttgatttaaacaaaaataaatcacttccatgatttcaattaaaaaaatccattaaacaTCCTGATAGTCTCTCTATTGTGGTAATTTAGCATTATGTCCATTCACATCCAAATGCCTCTCTGTGCATGGTGAATGAATAAATATAGATTTACTTCTCTTCTGAATTCTGAGGTTCATTTCGGTTTCTCGCTGGCCGAAGCGTTTTCATCACTGCGTTTTGTTTGGATTTCAGATAAGAGCAAGGAACATAATTTCTTCATCACGGATTCTGAGCCTTCAGGAGGGGACTTCTGGAGAGATGTAGCAGGTAGGCTCGGAAGGTGGAGGATAAAGAGACAGAGACTGAAATTCATAATCAAATGTCTGAATATTTAGTACAAGGGTAAAGATAAAAACAATTGCGAGCAAGTATagctgagaaaaatgcaaataggTGGGAAGTGGTGACATTAATAGGAATAAGATTATTAATTGCTGGgcatatttcagcagaaatttcagaaatgtatcaGGTTACACAATGAAACAGGCTGGAAAAGCATAAAACGACAATAATTGAAATGTTCTCTTTGAAACCTTCCATTAAAAAGGATCACAGCTTATTGCTTTTAATATCTGTCAGAAAGACATTAAAGGTGTTTTATGACATCTATGCCAACATTTATATTATCTCCATGATAATGATCTCTACACAAAATGTATaatacatttacaaaaattACATTATACAAATTAAATGAAACCACCTTTTACTGATTGCTAAATGTCTCCAAGGGGTTTGGGAAAGACGTGATTAGAAGTTTTGATACTAAGTTGTCTATTGCAGTGTCTTAAGGAGAGGGTTTTGTTTCTTGGGAAAAAGGAATCTAATTTTCCATTTATGTAATGCAAACTGCCTTGGCTTTGACTATTCACGGTTAATTGACTGTCAAACGAGGTTGTTATCCTCAGGCAATGTCTGCAAATTTGCCTGTCAAATGAGACAGAGAGAGCAAGCGGGGAGAGAGGGAGTTGTACAAGGagtggaaatgaagaaatgggATCTTAGAGAAATCTTATATAATAGCGGAGAACAATTGAAAGAtcacaaacatttctgaacGTGTCCCATTTTAAAGGGTATTTTTTAGAAATACTCAATAAAACCCTCTTTAGGCGTAggatatgaggaagaaacaaatcagTGTTTTAGATTTTGTGAATTTTGTGCTTGAGTTGGATCAAGGTTGTGGACTGATGGCTATCCCTAATTATCTTCTGTACCTTCGAGCAATTACTTTAGCGGTgacacagcagaacaaaacctTAAGAACCTGAGAATTTTTAGGAACACAGTACACACTGTGCATGGGAAGTGTCCTGCGCTGTGGCCgatgtaattctttttttttttcttttttttttttttttgtcttttagaaAGTTATTCTATCCAtgctcattttcaaaaaattaaattatggtaatattttgctttttacttaTAGCTTTATAGCTCCTCTCTTCACAGAAATCCCAAAGACTTGTACTCCTTGCTATTGTGTACCCATGGTAGCTGTACGTTTATCTTCACAATAAATGGAAATGTTAGTTTTGGTTAATTGAAATTCCAGTTTTCAAAAAAGTGACCTACCT from Numida meleagris isolate 19003 breed g44 Domestic line chromosome Z, NumMel1.0, whole genome shotgun sequence encodes:
- the SKOR2 gene encoding SKI family transcriptional corepressor 2 codes for the protein MATSPLPAPTDILLPSPSGAYPPDPMSQQQRAGHAAMKPNQVGQVILYGIPIVSLVIDGQERLCLAQISNTLLKNFSYNEIHNRRVALGITCVQCTPVQLEILRRAGAMPISSRRCGMITKREAERLCKSFLGENRPPKLPDNFAFDVSHECAWGCRGSFIPARYNSSRAKCIKCTYCSMYFSPNKFIFHSHRTPDAKYTQPDAANFNSWRRHLKLTDKSPQDELVFAWEDVKAMFNGGSRKRALPPAPTATTPGTAAVPQCHALGSVKAAAVVGSGLLAPHLLAAAPQELQQKRPRFEEDEELHEAVAVAGGKSPRSYPLIPVPSKGAFGGVLQKFPGCGGLFPHPYGFPAAFGLCHKKEEGSGAGDALGGTAAHKAGGGTAGGGGLSGLFWPGRKDAAFYPPFCMFWPPRTPGALPVPTYLQPPPQPPGATLGCALGDGALRQAFLDLSEPEAVASEPASPSASDGGNGASGARVPPHPLEAAGGHKAARGGYHHSSAFRPVGGKEDSESLAKLHGGGPHRPASPLQLLLPPPPPPPPPPPPPPEDGGCERPPYPPAGTFASEDSSEEEEEEEEEEEDEPEVDVEGHKPPEEEEEEDEEDEEEEGEEDTDPLTPTGRFPPSRAPPEKAGQDCPATTSHPFARPPVEEKLGEGQALRAGSGSSSPVQHPALEEQPCFKDSQKNKEGNQVVLPTKEDNFSDKSKEHNFFITDSEPSGGDFWRDVAGEHTQETNSPHSLKKDVENMGKEELQKVLFEQIDLRRRLEQEFQVLKGNASFPVFNNFQDQMKRELAYREEMVQQLQIIPYAASLIRKEKLGAHLSKS